The window TATAAGGTGGGACAAGATTTGGATTTGATTGTGCCAGCTCAAGTGCTTTCTCCACAAATGGAATTGTTTTATCTCCCATCTTGGGAAGATTTATCCTTTCCTCCGGTGTCAGATTTATCAAAAACGGAAGTTTTTGATAAATCTGATTTATTAAATTTATTACTTCGTTTTTTTCATCGTCTTTTAACTCATAACTGATGTTTTGATATGGCATTTTTATTTCTCCTTTCTTTTTGATTTTAGTTTATTAATAAAAAAAGCCAGCCTCTTTTTGGCTGGCTTTACTTTGGTTAATTATTTCAATACAACCATCTTCTTTATAGATGTAAACTCTCCCGCTTTCATCTGATAAAAATATACCCCACTACTTAATCCCAATCTCCCTGCATCAAGCTCTACTTCATATTCTCCTGCATCTTTTACCTCGTTTATAATTGTTGCAACTTCCCTCCCAACTATATCATAAAGTTTTATCATCACTGGCTTTGTCTCTTTTACCGAGTATCTAATCTTTGTCACTGGATTAAATGGATTGGGGTAATTTTGGATCAACTCATAAGAATAAACTTTTTCTCCAAGCATACCTCTATAACTTATCTGTTTCATTGCTCGCTTCTTCTGTAAGTTGTAAGCTGCATCACTGAACTTATCTGAAAGCGAATAGTATGGATCAATGTTATTAATTATTACAAGTCTTAATTGAACCATCCTCTCTCCCAATCCCTCTGTATTAACATAATAATTTATGTTCTCATACTTCGATACATTCTCTGAATTATATGTAACCTCATCAAACAAACCTAAAATTTCCTTTGTGTTATAATCTATCAATTCAACTCTAAATTTAATGTAATCTGTATTTGTTAATGCTTCTTTTAACGCACTCGAATCTGTCACCCCATATTTTATCGTATAAACAAATCCTGAGTTATCATTTACCATAAATGGCTTACTGATTAAATATCTGTTTGCATTCTCGAGTGTAATCATTCCAACTGTATCTGGAACTTCATAAAATTCTACTTTTTGATCTCCTACTTTTATGTCTCCTATTGAGTAATAAACATCTGCTCCTTCCTTGCTTACTACACCCTCTCGACTATCTTCTGTAACTACTAATTCCTCCGGTATTAATTCTCCATATATAGCCCTAAAATTAATCGGATATGGTGAAACTGATGTGTTAATGGAAAATGAAAACATATCTTCAGGAACTATTCCATTTGTCACATAAACATCCACCCCTCTTAAGTTTCCGAGTTGATAAATTGTCTTTATATCTCTCGAATCTACATATTGAACTGGCAAATCATTCCCTCTTGTCCAGGCAAATGTCCATCGTGTATTACATCTATTCAAACTTACACTTTGAACATCATCTCCAAATGAATAAAATATCCCTTTGTTTGCAAGTGATGTAAATACTGCTCGGCTTTCATCAGGTATATAGTTATTTTCAACAGGATAAAATTTTCTTTGCCCTAAAAATCCAATATGAGCAAGTTCTGCATTAACGGCTACTATATTCCCATTTGTACATAGTTCATATCCGCTACCCTTTGTTATTACATCAAAATTTGAAAAATAATTTTCAGTTAAATTTGATGTATATCCAAATCTTATGTAACAAAGTTCTGAACTGATATCACTACTTCTTTCCTCCCACAGTAAATGACCAAAATCTTGCATAGGTGCATAATTGTTAGTTGACTTCACAAGACTTAATGAAGGATTTATAGATAAATTAGTCGAATTTTCAACTTCGCTCTCATAAATTCTCCAGCTTACTCCATCAAATTGTAATCTCAAAAACTTTAATGGCTCACTATTATTTAATTTATAAACTACAAAAACATTATTATTATAAGCACCAATTACTGGTTTAGAATCTACATCATTTTCGGTTGAAAAAACATAAACATTTGAAACATTCCCATTTTCATCTATCATATCTATTAAAATTCCATTTTCACTCCCTTCTTTTAGATGACTTGCAATGTAGATTTTATTATTCCAATCATCTACTGAAAAACTTTTTACTTCTTCTGCTCCATTAATTATCTTTGGTGCATACCAGCTGGTTCCATTATTTACACTCTTTTCATACCATATCTTACCCATACTTACATAAAACAAATGCAAATCCCCATTCGATGTTCTAATTACTTTTCTCTGTGATGTATTTGATATTGCATTTACATTATTGCTCAATAAAC is drawn from Ignavibacteria bacterium and contains these coding sequences:
- a CDS encoding T9SS type A sorting domain-containing protein, translated to MTVIAHELGHILLGKGHYNIPGQQTLMQDNSGGETRIFRRLHSCEVNIIKYFYSIPFYNVYLANRTLDNQDLGDQIKIIGKGIYPSNSTVSLLEGIYDFETNIERKFLSSWLYKHNNWNLNRLKFYLKNSDSIKNNKDMIAYFDKLFYAIIKTQLESYFIPDKGSFKFQDPWYVKEDGTQPGNYWIIANGTYEPTGKEGASEKGVFLNQEIASNKPYYSVKADAVQDIYLSHTGKMHKFYFQNWSASPQGSADFQNANSLETPVVFKQEGAVVSANYKGSLLSNNVNAISNTSQRKVIRTSNGDLHLFYVSMGKIWYEKSVNNGTSWYAPKIINGAEEVKSFSVDDWNNKIYIASHLKEGSENGILIDMIDENGNVSNVYVFSTENDVDSKPVIGAYNNNVFVVYKLNNSEPLKFLRLQFDGVSWRIYESEVENSTNLSINPSLSLVKSTNNYAPMQDFGHLLWEERSSDISSELCYIRFGYTSNLTENYFSNFDVITKGSGYELCTNGNIVAVNAELAHIGFLGQRKFYPVENNYIPDESRAVFTSLANKGIFYSFGDDVQSVSLNRCNTRWTFAWTRGNDLPVQYVDSRDIKTIYQLGNLRGVDVYVTNGIVPEDMFSFSINTSVSPYPINFRAIYGELIPEELVVTEDSREGVVSKEGADVYYSIGDIKVGDQKVEFYEVPDTVGMITLENANRYLISKPFMVNDNSGFVYTIKYGVTDSSALKEALTNTDYIKFRVELIDYNTKEILGLFDEVTYNSENVSKYENINYYVNTEGLGERMVQLRLVIINNIDPYYSLSDKFSDAAYNLQKKRAMKQISYRGMLGEKVYSYELIQNYPNPFNPVTKIRYSVKETKPVMIKLYDIVGREVATIINEVKDAGEYEVELDAGRLGLSSGVYFYQMKAGEFTSIKKMVVLK